A genomic segment from Panthera tigris isolate Pti1 chromosome A1, P.tigris_Pti1_mat1.1, whole genome shotgun sequence encodes:
- the LOC102955977 gene encoding small integral membrane protein 3-like, with the protein MDAVSQVPMEAVLPKHILAIWVIVLIILAIMVIMTSLLLCLVTAIIICHMQTYSVLNGTENLPRGAVRDVGGVPSPSLFLLRKATDRLCCVNSGA; encoded by the coding sequence ATGGATGCCGTCAGCCAGGTCCCCATGGAGGCTGTGCTCCCCAAGCACATCCTGGCTATCTGGGTCATTGTCCTCATCATCCTGGCCATCATGGTCATCATGACCTCCTTATTGCTGTGTCTGGTCACCGCGATCATTATCTGTCACATGCAAACTTATTCTGTCCTCAATGGGACTGAGAATCTCCCAAGAGGGGCAGTGAGGGATGTGGGTGGTGTCCCCTCCCCTAGCCTCTTCCTTCTCAGAAAAGCGACGGACAGGCTTTGTTGTGTGAACTCGGGAGCTTGA